The DNA window CCACGCCCTGCGGCCACAGCTTCTGCAAGGCCTGCCTGCAGGGCTACTGGACCCACAGCAAGCAGTGCGTCTGCCCCATGTGCAAGAAGAACTTCCCCCGGCGGCCCGAACTCAGCGTCAACCGCGTCCTGGCCGAAATCTCCACCCACTTCCAGGGGCTGGGCGTggcggaggcggggctgggggcggggccggacgCCAGGCCGGGGGAGTCGGTGGGTGGAGACTTTGCGCAGGTGGGGGATGTGGCCTGCGACTCCTGCATTGGGAGGAAGATGAGGGCAGTGAAGTCGTGCCTGACCTGCTGTGGGTCGTATTGCGAGGCCCACCTCCTGCCCCACCGTCGCGTCAAAGAGCTCGCCTCCCACCGCCTGACTCGGCCCCTGCCCCGCCTCGAGGAACAGGTCTGCAAGAAACACCAGCGCCTCCTGGAGGTCTACTGCCGCAACGACCACACCTGCGTCTGCACCGCCTGTGCAGACACTGCACACCGCACGCACAACATCGTTTCCATCGACCGCGAGTGGAAGCGGAAAATGGTGAGACCAGAACGATGCTAACGCTAACCAGTACAGGAGTACTATAGGCACTGAAAGTGCTAACGCTAACCATTTTTTCTCCATAGAGTCACCTGGGTAAGAGGAGGTCAGAAGTAAAACACTTGATCAAGGAGAGAGCTAAGAAGCTTGAGGAGATCAAACAGTCTATCAAGGTCATCAAGGTGAGTGAATGAGGgaatgagtgagtgtctgtCAAAGTCATCAAAGTGAGTAAGCGAGTGAGTGCGTGCAAGTGAGCGAATGATTAAGCAAGCGatggagtgagtgagcgagtgactgggtgacagagtgagtgagtgagtgagtgagtgaatgagtgactgggtgacagagtgagtgaatgagtgagtgagagagtgggtgactgagtgagaaagtgagtgagtgagtgactgggtgactgagtgactgggtgacagagtgagtgaatgagttagagagtgagtgagtgactgggtgacttagtgactgagtgactgggtgacagagtgagtgaatgagttagagagtgagtgactgggtgactgagtgactgagtgagaaagtgagtgagtgactgggtgAATGAGTGACTGAATTATTgggtgagtgagtaagtgagtgagagagtgagaaagtaAGTTAATGAGTGACTgggtgactgagtgactgagtgatcgggtgactgagtgagtgagtgagtgactgggtgcctgagtgagtgagtgaatgagtgtgtgagtgagagaatgaatgcatgcaagtgagtgattgagagacaggatgagtgaatgaatgactcTGTGACAGAtctagtgagtgagtgagagtgaaacAGGCAGATTCCCTTCTGCATGTTGAgtgttagtgtttttttttagcactgcCTTATTGCAAACTCTAGTGGAGCCACGTTTAGTCCAGACCTGAGTCATCATTACAGACTGAGGACCCTCAGCTGTGTGTATAAATACAAAGAGGATACTGTTACACACgggcctgtctgtcagtgcacACTTAACCCCTACAGGGTCATTCAGTGCACACTGAAAGATATCTCTTTCCCACCACCTCCTTCATGCCTCCCCCTGGTGCTGGACAAGGGCGTTTGCTACATGcctgaatgtaaatatttaacaggGTGAGATGTTTGTTTTCTGGGAGGAGGCAGTCAGACCAGTCAGACCAGTCCTGTCAGAGGTTCTCTGCATTCATAAGGACTCCAGCacctgctgctctgatcacatGGACATGGCCGAAAACCCCTGCCTCACTGACAAAAACCCCTGCCTCACTGGCGAAAAACACACTGCCTCACTGTCCAAAAACACCTGCCTCACTGGCCAAAAACCCTGCCTCCCTGACAAAAACCCCTGCCTCCCTGACAAAAACCCCTGCCTCACTGTCCAAAAACCCCTGCCTCACTGACAAAAACCCCTGCCTCACTGACAAAAACCCCTGCCTCCCTGACAAAAACCCCTGCCTCACTGTCCAAAAACCCCTGCCTCCCTGACAAAAACCCCTGCCTTACTGACAAAAACCCCTGCCTCCCTGACAAAAACCCCTGCCTCCCTGACAAAAACCCCTGCCTCACTGTCCAAAAACCCCTGCCTCCCTGACAAAAACCCCTGCCTTACTGACAAAAACCCCTGCCTCCCTGACAAAAACCCCTGCCTCACTGACAAAAACCCCTGCCTCACTGTCCAACAACCCTGCCTCACTGGCCAAAAACCCTGCCTCACTGACAAAAACCCCTGCCTCACTGACAAAAACCCCTGCCTCACTGGCCAACAACCCTGCCTCACTGGCCAAAAACCCTGCCTCACTGACAAAAACCCCTGCCTCACTGACAAAAACCCCTGCCTCCCTGACAAAAACCCCTGCCTCACTGACAAAAGCACACTGCCTCACTGGCCAAAAACCCCTGCCTCACTGACAAAAACACACTGCCTCACTGACAAAAACCCCTGCCACTTACTGGCTAACCTGGCACCCAGGGGCagcctgggccggtgcagtcAAAGCGTCTCACTCTTCACCTTAACAGTGAGAGACCGATCTTTAGTTCAGggaagtaaggttttataacaGCAGTGTGGCCTTTGACCCACAAGAAGAACAAAACCTCCCTAAAAAGGGAAGTTCACACCTACTGCCTTATGTACCTTTCAACGAATTATAAGACCCCGCCCTGTGTAGCATACACCCCAGCTTCACCTAACCTACACCTGTGGCCTGCAAGCCACAGGGCTGATTTGCACACAACTCTCCAAACATGGGAGAGTATGTTATcaggtgtgtcagtgctgtgttcagCCATGTCGGtactgtgtacaggtgtgtgagtgctgtgtttagctgctgtgtgagtgctgtgtttagctgctgtgttcaggtgtgtgagtgctgtgggtgctgtagttggtgtgtgggttctgtagttggtgtgtgggtgctgtagttGGTGTGTGGGTTCTGTAGTTGGAGTGTGGGTGCTGTAGTTGGTGTGTGGGTTCTGTAgttggtgtgtgggtgctgtgggttctgtagttggtgtgtgggtgctgtgggtgctgtagttggtgtgtggctgctgtagttggtgtgtgggtgctgtagttggtgtgtggttgctgtagttggtgtgtgggttctgtagttggtgtgtgggtgctgtgggtgctgtagttggtgtgtgggtgctgtagttggtgtgtgggtgctgtagttggtgtgtgggttctgtagttggtgtgtgggtgctgtagttggtgtgtgggtgctgtgggtgCTGTAGTTGGTGTGTGGGTTCTGTAGTTGGTGTGTTGGTGCTGTAGTTGGTGTGTGGGTACTGTAgttggtgtgtgggtgctgtagttggtgtgtgggtgctgtgggtgctgtagttggtgtgtgggtgctgtagttggtgtgtggctgctgtagttggtgtgtgggtgctgtagttggtgtgtgggtgctgtgggtgctgtagttggtgtgtgggtgctgtagttggtgtgtggctgctgtagttggtgtgtgggtgctgtagttggtgtgtggctgctgtagttggtgtgtgggtgctgtggttggtgtgtgggtgctgtgggtgctgtagttggtgtgtggctgctgtagttggtgtgtgggtgctgtagttggtgtgtgggttctgtagttggtgtgtgggtgctgtgggtgctgtagttggtgtgtgggtgctgtagttggtgtgtggctgctgtagttggtgtgtgggtgctgtagttggtgtgtgggtgctgtgggtgctgtagttggtgtgtgggtgctgtagttggtgtgtggctgctgtagttggtgtgtgggtgctgtagttGGTGTGTGGCTGCTGTAGTTGGTGTGTAGGTGCTGTGgttggtgtgtgggtgctgtgggtgctgtagttggtgtgtgggtgctgtagttggtgtgtgggttctgtagttggtgtgtgggtgctgtgggtgctgtagttggtgtgtgggtgctgtagttggtgtgtggctgctgtagttggtgtgtgggtgctgtggttAATGTGTGGTGCTCCGGGCACAGACCTCAGCGCagcgggagctggaggagagctgGAAGGTGTATGCAGAGCTGCAGCGCttggtggagcagagccaggcgGAGGTGGTGGAGCAGATCACCGCGCGGCAGCGGGAGGCGGAGCGGCAGGCCCAGGAGCTGGCCCACGGCCTGGAGGAAGAGCTGGAccagctgaggaagaggagctccGAGCTGGAGGCACTCGCTCACACTGATGACAAACTACTGGTGCTGCAGGTCTGATACTGCCGCACTGCgtgaacactgcacacacaactcacacactgcgcacatgcaactcacacactgcacacacaactcacacactgcacacaaagtACTgacacattactcacacactgtaaacaTACTACTCATACACTGCCCAAACACGATAGCTCACCACTTCTCATGCATTACTCACACACTATCCACGCATAATACACTGCACATTAACTGTAATGTTGTGTCCTATGCTGTAGATCCTCCCCActttggcccctccccctgagcCGATGGACTGGTCCGGCGTGTCCGTGAATACTGACCTGTATGTGGGGACTGTGAGGTCATCAGTCAGCGCCCTGCTGGAAAAGAGCCAAGACATGCTCAAGAGACTCTACAGCAAAGGTCTGTGATTGGACTAGGCTGGTCACAGTGTTACAATCTGGTCTAGGTCAGACCGTAACAGGAAAAATGATAAGGGAATGAGTGAGGAATGGGTAATGGAAATGATGCTGCAGACCGATGAGTAACGCTGGTCCTTATCTGCTTATCCAATGCTAACTAAAGCCAAATATAGTCTAGACTTAGAAGGCCTGTTGGGTATGAGGCAGCTTTAAAAACTATGCTTCAGGACATTTAATCTGCAGGCTGAGACCAAGAATCCACTTACCCCCAATGAAGATTTAAAATTCTACAACCTCTGTGTTTGAATTTGACTGCGATCTCTTTTCTCCACAGAGTTACGTAAGCTACAGAACTATGCAAGTACGTTTCTCTctgacacattacattacattacatttatttagcagacactcttacccaaAGCGACATataaaagtgcatatcatggtcattggacaactacaaaatacAGGTTTGAAAAGGtacaaacacatcacacactcacatcacacaccagactcacatcacacaacacactcacatcaaacactcacactcacatcaaacacactcacatcacactcacatcaaacactcacacagcacactcacatcatacactcacactcacatcaaacactcacatcacataacacactcacatcacacaacacactcacatcaaacactcacatcacacactcccactcacatcacacaacacactcagatcaaacacatcacacactcacatcacatcacacactcccactcacatcacatcatatcacacacacatcacatcatACACTCGcatcacatcacacactcacgtcacacagcacacatctgtAGCCAGATTAGCAACTGCAGCAATAACAATCATAATTATGTAAATACTGCTGTCTAactaatgacaaaaatgaatatgtgcACATATACTTGAACTCACACAGTGTTGGGGTGTGCAGTCATTATATTGTAGGAACAGGCTGTAATTCCTCATCCAGCCCTGCAGGAGGTGCTGCTGAGTTTGACCCCATGCTGTCTCTGCAGGTGAGGTGTTTCTGGACTCGGGCACGGCTCAGCGGAGCCTGGCGCTGTCAGCGGACGGGAGGAAGGTGTGGTTTGAGGAGCGCAAGCAGCCGGCTCCGCAGGGAGAGGCCACGCGGCGCTTCCACCCCGCCCTGTTCGTGCTCAGCCGTGAGAGCCTCAGCTCCGGCCGCCACTactgggaggtggaggtgggctcCAAGACCGCCTGGACCCTGGGCGTGGCGCGGCAGTCCGCCCACAGGAAGGGGGACATCCGGCTGAGCCCCGATAACGGGTTCTGGTGCCTGTGGCTGAAGGGCGGGGAGATCAAGGCCCTAAGCTCCGCCCGCCTGCCCCTGCTGGTCCCCGAGCTCCCCAGCAAGGTGGGCGTGTACCTGGACTACGAGGCGGGGCAGGTGTCCTTCTACGACGTGAAGGCGCACGCGCACCTCTACACCTTCATGGACGCCTTCACCGAGAGCCTGTTCCCCATATTcagcccctgccccgcccatgACGGCAAGAACGCCGCCCCCCTCATCATCTCACCCGTCAAGCACAGCTGAGCAAAATCTCACACTCTGCCCCTCTCCCAAACCACTCCCCCTGAGCTAcagaccccacccctctcccaaACCCCTCTCCCTGTGCTacagaccccgcccctctccccgaGCTACAGACACCACCCCTctcccaaacccctccccccgtgctacagaccccgcccctctcccaaACCACTCCCCCTGAGATacagaccccgcccctctccccgcGCTAGAgaccccgcccctttccccGAGCTAcagaccccacccctctcccaaacccctctctctgtgctacagaccccacccctctcccaaACCACTCTCTCTGTGCTACAGACCCCACCTCTCTCCAAAACCACTCCCCCTGTACTGCAAACCAGGCCCCTCCTTGTGTGGGAGTTCTCCTGTGATGTTCCAGGGGTACAGACACTGTTTTTACAGAAA is part of the Anguilla anguilla isolate fAngAng1 chromosome 7, fAngAng1.pri, whole genome shotgun sequence genome and encodes:
- the btr12 gene encoding bloodthirsty-related gene family, member 12; translation: MLSLGSPGGRSLTEEQFQCSICLEVFVEPVSTPCGHSFCKACLQGYWTHSKQCVCPMCKKNFPRRPELSVNRVLAEISTHFQGLGVAEAGLGAGPDARPGESVGGDFAQVGDVACDSCIGRKMRAVKSCLTCCGSYCEAHLLPHRRVKELASHRLTRPLPRLEEQVCKKHQRLLEVYCRNDHTCVCTACADTAHRTHNIVSIDREWKRKMSHLGKRRSEVKHLIKERAKKLEEIKQSIKVIKTSAQRELEESWKVYAELQRLVEQSQAEVVEQITARQREAERQAQELAHGLEEELDQLRKRSSELEALAHTDDKLLVLQILPTLAPPPEPMDWSGVSVNTDLYVGTVRSSVSALLEKSQDMLKRLYSKELRKLQNYASEVFLDSGTAQRSLALSADGRKVWFEERKQPAPQGEATRRFHPALFVLSRESLSSGRHYWEVEVGSKTAWTLGVARQSAHRKGDIRLSPDNGFWCLWLKGGEIKALSSARLPLLVPELPSKVGVYLDYEAGQVSFYDVKAHAHLYTFMDAFTESLFPIFSPCPAHDGKNAAPLIISPVKHS